One Planctomycetaceae bacterium genomic window carries:
- a CDS encoding HAD family phosphatase, protein MTDNSEFGVIFDVDGVLVDSYDAHFQAWRTTMTKYGWACTEADFATGFGRTSREVLRSLLGDELPDETIRQFDEEKEALFRRAIAEDFPAMPGAVELLRNLAAEGVPMAIGSSAPPPNVQAVMDALNANELISTVITGVDVTIGKPHPEVFLLGARGLGLHPSRCVVLEDAPPGVEAALAAGSRCLGVVSRGRTREELHRADAHVSDLTTVTADMLRSIVNGEGQCHAS, encoded by the coding sequence ATGACTGACAATTCGGAATTCGGTGTGATCTTTGACGTCGACGGCGTCCTGGTCGATTCGTATGACGCTCACTTTCAGGCATGGCGGACGACGATGACAAAGTACGGCTGGGCCTGCACGGAAGCGGACTTCGCCACCGGATTCGGGCGCACCAGCCGCGAAGTGCTGCGAAGCCTGCTGGGCGATGAACTGCCGGACGAAACGATTCGGCAATTCGACGAAGAAAAGGAAGCTCTGTTTCGCCGGGCAATCGCCGAAGACTTTCCCGCGATGCCGGGAGCCGTGGAGTTGCTTCGCAATCTGGCGGCCGAAGGCGTTCCGATGGCGATCGGGTCGAGTGCTCCGCCGCCGAATGTTCAGGCGGTGATGGACGCTTTGAACGCGAACGAATTGATTTCGACGGTCATCACGGGAGTCGACGTGACCATCGGCAAGCCTCACCCGGAAGTGTTTCTGCTGGGAGCTCGCGGGCTGGGCCTGCACCCGTCCCGCTGTGTCGTTCTGGAGGACGCGCCGCCGGGCGTCGAAGCGGCTCTGGCCGCCGGCAGCCGCTGCCTTGGCGTCGTCAGCCGCGGTCGAACGCGCGAAGAACTGCATCGCGCGGATGCTCACGTCAGCGACCTGACAACGGTCACCGCGGACATGCTGCGGTCGATCGTAAACGGCGAAGGGCAGTGCCACGCTTCGTGA
- a CDS encoding efflux RND transporter permease subunit, producing the protein MLNSIIRFALRQRLLVVAVALFLVGYGTWQATRAQIDVFPDLNRPRVVIMTEAPGLAPEEVETLITFPIETAMNGANGVQAVRSSSGVGISVVYVEFDWGTDIYNDRQVVNERLQLIQDRMPPGVSPTLAPISSIMGQILMLGMWEEGRELGVEGRGESQSNVRTLNAQLSTADSLRLRTLADWVVRQRLLTIPGVSQVFTMGGGRKQFQVLVDPDAMLRFGVTLPQVRLAVQNSNENATGGYLDEQGPSELLVRALGRVQSIEDLQKVVVTIRDGQSVALGQIARVIEGAQVKRGDSAAYVRVEQDTLAKRNVESRGDSESLVSPDRETANADVWSGGPAVILTINKQPGADTRRVTTDIMNAIDDLRSALPAGLRIEPLYMQKSFIDRAVANVVEALRDGGILVVIILFLFLLNLRTTFITLTAIPLSLVMTAIVFAFFGLSINTMTLGGLAVAIGELVDDAIVDVENIFRRLRDNRRSADPKPALLVVFQASVEIRNSIVFGTMIVILVFVPLFALSGMEGRLFAPLGVAYIVSILSSLVVSLTVTPVLSYWLLGRQKLNEQKHEQDGLLLRCIKRIGEIVIRFSLRLPALNLAVTVAAVIVAGWFAVSLERDFLPPFNEGAIQLNVVLPPGTSLQTSNDIGHRVEQRLRQIEDVVKFVRRTGRAELDEHAEGVNMSEIIIELNPDSPRSREQQLDEIREAMADIPGIVTAVEQPIAHLISHMLSGVKAQIGIKIYGDDLDLLRRGAARMEAAIRPVPGVTDLLVEPQVTIPQLRIELDRDKLLLYGLTPVEVNQFIETAMNGQVVSEVLTGQRTFDLLIRLDENYREDLQALRRLTIDLRDGGKLPLEAVARIYESGGPNTINRENVRRRIVLQCNVSDRGVVDVVRDIKQRVQPVVASLPSGYFVEYSGQFESQQSASRVIGALFGVSLIGVFLVLFSMFRSINLSLQVMAALPMAFIGSVAALVVTGQTLTIAAMVGFISLAGIASRNGILLLNHYLHLVRYEGESWTKDMIVRAGLERLAPVLMTALTSGIGLVPLVLAAGEPGKEILYPVATVILGGLISSTLLDFFVHPALFWLFGLKEAERVVTDAKSEAALTEIS; encoded by the coding sequence ATGCTGAATTCCATTATCAGATTTGCACTTCGTCAGCGGCTGCTTGTGGTTGCGGTGGCGTTGTTTTTGGTTGGGTACGGAACGTGGCAGGCGACGCGGGCGCAGATCGATGTGTTTCCGGATCTGAATCGTCCGCGCGTTGTCATCATGACCGAAGCCCCGGGACTGGCGCCGGAAGAAGTCGAAACCCTGATCACCTTCCCGATTGAAACCGCGATGAACGGAGCCAACGGAGTTCAGGCGGTGCGCAGTTCGTCGGGAGTCGGCATTTCCGTGGTCTATGTCGAGTTCGACTGGGGCACCGACATCTACAATGACCGTCAGGTGGTCAACGAACGGCTGCAGCTTATTCAGGACCGAATGCCGCCCGGCGTCAGCCCGACTCTGGCTCCGATTTCGTCCATCATGGGCCAGATACTGATGCTGGGAATGTGGGAGGAGGGTCGAGAGCTAGGAGTCGAGGGTCGAGGGGAATCGCAGAGCAATGTTCGCACTCTCAACGCTCAACTCTCAACCGCGGACTCACTTCGGCTGCGGACTCTGGCCGACTGGGTGGTGCGGCAGCGGCTGCTGACGATACCAGGAGTATCGCAGGTCTTTACGATGGGCGGCGGCCGGAAGCAGTTTCAGGTGCTGGTGGACCCGGACGCGATGCTGCGTTTCGGAGTCACGCTGCCGCAGGTCCGGCTGGCCGTGCAGAACAGCAATGAGAACGCGACGGGCGGCTACCTGGACGAACAGGGCCCCAGCGAACTTCTTGTCAGAGCTCTCGGTCGCGTGCAGTCGATCGAAGATCTGCAGAAGGTAGTGGTCACGATTCGCGATGGACAATCCGTGGCTCTGGGTCAGATCGCCCGGGTGATCGAAGGCGCACAGGTCAAACGCGGCGACAGCGCGGCCTATGTCCGCGTCGAACAGGACACACTGGCGAAACGAAACGTCGAAAGCCGCGGAGATTCGGAATCGCTGGTGTCGCCCGACAGGGAAACGGCGAACGCGGATGTTTGGTCCGGCGGACCGGCCGTCATTCTGACCATCAACAAGCAGCCGGGAGCCGACACGCGCCGCGTGACGACCGACATCATGAACGCCATCGATGACCTGCGATCGGCGCTGCCGGCCGGCCTGCGGATTGAGCCGCTGTATATGCAGAAATCATTTATCGATCGCGCGGTCGCGAATGTGGTCGAGGCCCTGCGCGACGGCGGCATTCTGGTCGTCATCATTCTGTTTCTGTTTCTGCTGAATCTTCGCACCACATTCATCACGCTGACCGCGATTCCGCTGTCGCTGGTGATGACGGCGATTGTGTTCGCATTCTTCGGGCTGTCGATCAACACGATGACTCTGGGGGGCCTGGCGGTGGCCATCGGAGAACTTGTTGATGACGCCATCGTGGACGTGGAAAACATCTTTCGGCGACTTCGCGACAATCGCCGCAGCGCCGATCCGAAGCCCGCACTGCTGGTTGTGTTCCAGGCGAGCGTGGAAATCCGTAACTCGATCGTCTTCGGGACAATGATCGTCATTCTGGTGTTTGTGCCCCTGTTTGCTCTCTCAGGCATGGAAGGCCGACTGTTTGCTCCGCTGGGAGTGGCCTATATCGTTTCCATTCTGTCGTCGCTGGTTGTTTCACTGACGGTCACGCCGGTGCTTTCCTACTGGCTGCTGGGCCGGCAGAAACTGAACGAACAGAAGCATGAACAGGACGGACTACTGCTGCGGTGCATCAAGCGGATCGGGGAAATCGTCATTCGATTCAGTCTGCGGCTTCCGGCTTTGAATCTTGCTGTCACGGTCGCAGCCGTGATCGTGGCCGGCTGGTTTGCCGTCAGTCTGGAACGCGACTTCCTGCCACCGTTCAATGAAGGAGCAATTCAGTTGAATGTGGTGCTGCCGCCGGGCACGTCGCTGCAGACTTCGAACGACATCGGCCACCGCGTGGAACAGCGGCTTCGTCAGATCGAAGACGTCGTGAAGTTCGTGCGCCGCACCGGTCGCGCGGAACTGGATGAACACGCGGAAGGAGTCAACATGAGCGAGATCATTATCGAGCTCAACCCCGACTCGCCGCGTTCCCGGGAACAGCAACTGGATGAGATTCGGGAAGCGATGGCCGACATTCCCGGCATTGTCACAGCCGTCGAACAGCCGATCGCTCACCTGATTTCCCACATGCTTTCGGGCGTGAAGGCTCAGATCGGCATCAAGATTTACGGCGACGACCTGGACCTGCTGCGTCGCGGAGCCGCCCGGATGGAAGCCGCCATCAGACCCGTCCCCGGAGTGACCGACCTGCTTGTTGAACCGCAGGTCACGATTCCGCAGCTTCGCATTGAACTCGACCGCGACAAGCTGTTGCTGTACGGACTGACGCCGGTGGAAGTCAATCAGTTCATCGAAACCGCGATGAACGGCCAGGTGGTTTCCGAAGTGCTGACCGGTCAGCGCACGTTCGACCTGCTGATTCGCCTGGACGAGAACTATCGCGAAGACCTGCAGGCTCTGCGCCGCCTGACGATTGACCTGCGCGACGGCGGAAAGCTGCCGCTGGAAGCCGTCGCACGCATCTATGAATCCGGCGGGCCCAACACCATCAATCGCGAAAATGTCCGACGACGAATTGTCCTGCAGTGCAATGTCTCCGACCGTGGTGTCGTAGACGTCGTCCGGGACATCAAGCAGCGAGTTCAGCCGGTTGTGGCGTCACTTCCGTCGGGTTACTTCGTCGAATACAGCGGGCAGTTCGAAAGTCAGCAGTCCGCCTCCCGCGTCATCGGTGCACTGTTCGGCGTGTCGCTGATCGGAGTGTTTCTGGTGCTGTTTTCGATGTTCCGTTCCATCAACCTTTCGCTGCAGGTGATGGCGGCGCTGCCGATGGCGTTTATCGGTTCCGTGGCGGCTCTGGTTGTGACGGGACAGACGCTGACGATTGCCGCGATGGTCGGTTTCATTTCGCTGGCCGGCATCGCGTCCCGCAACGGGATTCTGCTGCTGAACCACTACCTGCACCTGGTGCGATACGAAGGCGAATCCTGGACGAAGGACATGATCGTCCGCGCCGGTCTGGAACGGCTGGCTCCGGTCCTGATGACGGCTCTGACATCGGGAATCGGGCTGGTGCCGCTGGTGCTGGCCGCCGGCGAACCGGGCAAGGAAATCCTGTACCCGGTCGCAACCGTCATTCTGGGCGGGCTGATCAGTTCCACGCTGCTTGATTTCTTCGTGCATCCCGCGTTGTTCTGGCTGTTCGGATTGAAGGAAGCCGAACGCGTGGTAACCGATGCGAAGTCGGAAGCCGCACTCACCGAAATTTCGTAA
- a CDS encoding four helix bundle protein, translating to MFRFEKLIVWQTAVELADNIYEATNHFPVDERFGLTSQLRRAAVSVSANIAEGSGRGTNPDFARFVEIAYGSVMEVVSEMVITRRRGWVSESGFDAVYRDADELARMLSGLRTSLKTETK from the coding sequence ATGTTTCGCTTCGAGAAGCTGATTGTTTGGCAGACGGCGGTGGAGCTTGCTGACAACATTTACGAGGCCACAAATCATTTTCCGGTTGATGAGCGATTTGGACTGACCAGCCAGCTCCGTCGCGCAGCGGTATCGGTCTCAGCAAACATTGCCGAAGGAAGCGGCCGCGGAACCAACCCGGATTTCGCACGATTCGTCGAGATTGCGTACGGATCTGTCATGGAAGTCGTCTCCGAAATGGTGATCACAAGGCGGCGAGGCTGGGTCTCCGAATCAGGCTTTGATGCGGTCTATCGCGACGCCGACGAACTGGCACGAATGCTCAGTGGGCTTCGAACCAGTTTGAAAACCGAAACGAAGTAA
- a CDS encoding efflux RND transporter periplasmic adaptor subunit: MNNVLRKISVKWLLIVTSAVIAIAAGVSRNTWVPVANTWVQRVIASFRPTGAAADADGHGEEPDAHASHDHSGHDHAAHAGHEETESLELSDQALRNIGLTADTLRPVSLQTFRRSITVPAIVAERPGRTRVQVATPMTGVITHAHVVQGEAVEPGTLLFQIRLTHEDLVQAQTTFVMTLGELDVERREIARLSDATQSGVVPRRTLLERQYASDKLVSSLQAQREALRLHGLSEAQIQQIEAARRLLRELQIFAPSVDDHSHDELMLSGQPFQPTSLPSQNGGNRGSEFAAGTNSGRVRSQHDEEDHSDHTGPLVVQEMSVHKGQSVSAGEMLCILADYEELFIEGLAFEQDISQLRRASENDWKVDAIFDQPGELRHEVTGLDIEYLANQVNTDSRTLHFYVRLPNEITRDKRSDGNRYVEWRYLPGQRLQLRVPVEEWPEQIVLPVEAIAREGTSRSSSGRTAAILTASRCMFSTATSTQR, translated from the coding sequence ATGAACAACGTACTCAGGAAAATCTCCGTCAAGTGGCTCTTGATCGTGACGTCGGCGGTGATTGCGATCGCGGCCGGAGTTTCCAGGAATACCTGGGTACCGGTGGCCAACACCTGGGTGCAGCGCGTGATCGCGTCGTTCCGGCCGACCGGCGCGGCGGCGGATGCTGACGGCCACGGAGAAGAACCGGATGCTCATGCCAGCCACGATCATTCAGGCCACGATCACGCAGCCCACGCCGGTCATGAGGAGACCGAGTCGCTGGAACTATCGGACCAGGCGCTTCGCAACATCGGCCTGACGGCGGACACGCTTCGGCCCGTCAGCCTGCAGACGTTTCGCAGGTCGATTACGGTGCCGGCGATCGTTGCGGAACGGCCCGGGCGCACTCGCGTGCAGGTGGCGACACCCATGACCGGCGTCATCACGCACGCGCACGTCGTCCAGGGCGAAGCCGTTGAACCGGGAACGCTGCTGTTTCAGATCCGGCTGACTCACGAAGATCTTGTGCAGGCGCAGACAACGTTTGTGATGACGCTGGGGGAACTGGATGTCGAGCGGCGTGAGATCGCGCGCCTGTCCGACGCTACACAAAGCGGTGTCGTTCCTCGCCGAACACTGCTGGAACGCCAGTACGCCAGCGACAAGCTGGTATCGTCGCTGCAGGCTCAGCGGGAGGCGCTGCGGCTGCACGGGCTTTCGGAAGCACAGATTCAGCAGATTGAAGCTGCCCGGCGGCTTCTTCGTGAACTGCAGATCTTTGCGCCTTCGGTCGACGATCACAGCCATGATGAACTCATGCTTTCCGGCCAGCCGTTCCAGCCGACTTCACTGCCTTCGCAGAACGGCGGCAATCGCGGCAGCGAATTCGCAGCAGGAACCAACTCCGGCCGTGTTCGCTCACAGCACGACGAAGAAGACCACAGCGACCACACCGGACCACTCGTCGTTCAGGAAATGAGCGTTCACAAGGGACAGTCGGTCAGCGCCGGAGAAATGCTGTGCATTCTTGCGGACTACGAAGAACTGTTCATTGAAGGGCTGGCGTTCGAACAGGACATCAGCCAGCTTCGCCGGGCATCCGAAAACGACTGGAAGGTCGACGCGATCTTTGATCAACCCGGCGAACTCAGACACGAAGTCACCGGCCTGGACATTGAATATCTGGCGAATCAGGTCAACACGGATTCCCGGACGCTTCACTTTTACGTCCGGCTGCCCAACGAAATCACACGCGACAAGCGATCCGACGGCAATCGCTATGTGGAATGGCGATACCTTCCCGGCCAGCGACTCCAGCTTCGAGTACCGGTTGAGGAATGGCCGGAACAGATCGTGCTGCCGGTGGAAGCGATCGCTCGCGAAGGCACGAGTCGTTCGTCTTCCGGCAGAACGGCAGCCATTTTGACCGCGTCCCGGTGCATGTTCAGTACCGCGACCAGTACTCAACGGTAG
- the ppdK gene encoding pyruvate, phosphate dikinase, with protein sequence MADHKYVYVFGDGKADGNATQKSLLGGKGANLAEMSRIGMPVPAGFTITTEVCTYFYANNRQYPPELRDQVNDAIRNAEQVMGKKFGDAENPLLLSCRSGARESMPGMMDTVLNIGINEKVVQALIRQSGNEHFAWDSYRRLIQMYGDVVLGLKPESKNDPDLFEDILEKALHKAGVDHEKDLSVDVLKEIVTQFKAVIKKHAGIDFPEDPMEQLWGCIGAVFGSWMNDRAMVYRRQYGIPHDWGTATNVQAMVFGNLGDDCATGVGLTRNCSDGTPGFCGDYLINAQGEDVVAGTRTPKRVEQTLSEDAPEAFQQLDNIGKALEQHYKDVQDIEFTVERGKVWMLQTRNAKRTGFAAVRIAVDLVNEGLIDAKTALEKRRIPADDLNQLLQPIFDPKAKARAEKEDRLLAKGINAGPGAATGQIVFHASDAEATWNADNNAQLVLVRKETSPEDLRGMKVARGILTAFGGASSHAALVSRQMGKTCVCGCSALHIDYEAGTVTVGKTVLKEGDWISIDGFSGEVFNGRIDTTPSEVMEVLMGNKKPEESETYQRYAQLMAWADEHRTLKVRANTESHDAEASVRLGAEGVGLCRTEHMFFDHLDEIREMIFSRTKADRAKALAKLLQFQRDDFTHLFKVLGDRPVTIRLLDPPLHEFLSHHHLQEDEELANKLAEAFGVTPADVDRRVHELVETNPMLGHRGCRLGIVYPEITEMQARAILEAACNLKKQGISCFPEIMIPLAGYKSEVDNQTNVIRETAKTVFQEQGVEVDFMIGTMIEIPRAALTAGEIAKTAEFFSFGTNDLTQTCLGMSRDDYKGFIGYYTENDIVPADPFQTVDPTGVGRLMRIAVEDGRSTRENLKIGICGEHGGDPRSVYFCHEIGLDYVSCSPRRIPIARLAAAQAAVAGS encoded by the coding sequence ATGGCTGACCATAAGTACGTTTACGTTTTCGGTGATGGCAAGGCTGACGGCAATGCAACGCAGAAGTCTCTGCTGGGCGGCAAGGGGGCCAATCTTGCGGAAATGAGCCGCATCGGAATGCCGGTGCCGGCGGGGTTTACCATCACGACAGAAGTCTGCACGTATTTCTACGCGAACAATCGTCAGTATCCGCCGGAACTGCGGGATCAGGTCAACGACGCGATTCGCAATGCCGAACAGGTGATGGGAAAGAAGTTCGGCGACGCCGAAAATCCGCTGCTGCTGTCGTGCCGTTCCGGTGCCCGCGAATCCATGCCTGGCATGATGGACACGGTGCTGAATATCGGTATCAACGAAAAAGTCGTCCAGGCTCTGATTCGCCAGTCCGGCAACGAACATTTTGCCTGGGATAGCTACCGCCGCCTGATCCAGATGTATGGCGACGTCGTGCTGGGTCTGAAGCCGGAAAGCAAAAATGATCCGGACCTGTTTGAAGACATCCTGGAGAAAGCGCTGCATAAGGCCGGCGTCGACCATGAAAAGGACCTGTCGGTTGATGTGCTGAAGGAAATCGTGACGCAGTTCAAGGCCGTCATCAAAAAGCACGCGGGCATCGATTTTCCGGAAGACCCGATGGAACAGCTCTGGGGCTGCATCGGCGCTGTGTTCGGAAGCTGGATGAACGACCGTGCGATGGTGTATCGTCGCCAGTACGGCATTCCGCACGACTGGGGTACAGCGACGAATGTGCAGGCGATGGTGTTTGGAAATCTGGGAGACGACTGCGCTACAGGAGTCGGCCTGACTCGCAATTGTTCCGACGGAACTCCCGGGTTCTGCGGTGACTATCTGATCAACGCGCAGGGTGAAGACGTTGTGGCGGGAACTCGCACTCCCAAGCGAGTCGAACAGACGCTGTCGGAAGACGCACCCGAAGCGTTTCAACAGCTCGACAACATCGGCAAGGCGCTGGAGCAGCATTACAAGGACGTTCAGGACATTGAATTTACCGTGGAACGCGGCAAGGTCTGGATGCTGCAGACTCGCAACGCCAAACGAACCGGTTTTGCGGCGGTTCGCATCGCCGTCGATCTGGTCAACGAAGGTCTCATTGACGCAAAGACCGCTCTGGAGAAGCGACGGATTCCGGCGGACGACCTGAACCAGTTGCTGCAGCCGATTTTCGATCCAAAGGCCAAGGCGCGAGCGGAAAAGGAGGACCGTCTGCTGGCCAAAGGTATCAACGCCGGGCCGGGAGCTGCCACGGGACAGATTGTGTTTCATGCGTCCGATGCTGAAGCCACATGGAACGCCGACAACAACGCACAGTTGGTTCTGGTTCGCAAGGAGACCAGTCCGGAAGACCTTCGCGGAATGAAGGTCGCCAGAGGAATTCTTACGGCGTTCGGGGGAGCATCCTCCCATGCGGCTCTGGTCAGCCGACAGATGGGAAAGACGTGTGTCTGCGGCTGTTCGGCACTTCACATCGACTACGAAGCGGGAACCGTCACGGTCGGAAAAACGGTCCTGAAGGAAGGCGACTGGATTTCCATCGACGGTTTCAGCGGCGAAGTCTTCAACGGTCGTATCGACACCACGCCGTCGGAAGTCATGGAAGTTCTGATGGGCAACAAGAAGCCCGAAGAATCCGAAACGTACCAGCGATACGCTCAGTTGATGGCGTGGGCTGATGAGCACCGCACGCTGAAAGTGCGAGCCAACACGGAATCGCACGACGCGGAAGCTTCCGTCCGGCTCGGTGCGGAAGGCGTCGGGCTGTGCCGCACGGAGCACATGTTCTTTGATCATCTGGACGAAATTCGGGAGATGATTTTCTCACGGACCAAGGCCGATCGCGCGAAGGCACTGGCCAAGCTGCTGCAGTTCCAGAGAGATGACTTCACGCACCTGTTCAAGGTGCTGGGAGACCGGCCGGTCACGATTCGTCTGCTCGATCCGCCATTGCATGAGTTTCTTTCGCACCACCATCTGCAGGAAGATGAGGAACTGGCAAACAAGCTGGCGGAGGCGTTTGGTGTGACTCCGGCGGATGTCGATCGGCGTGTGCATGAACTCGTGGAAACGAACCCCATGCTGGGACACCGCGGCTGCCGCCTGGGTATCGTCTACCCGGAAATCACGGAAATGCAGGCTCGCGCAATCCTGGAAGCCGCGTGTAACCTGAAGAAGCAGGGCATCAGTTGCTTCCCGGAAATCATGATCCCGCTGGCCGGATACAAGTCAGAAGTGGACAACCAGACGAACGTTATCCGGGAAACCGCGAAGACCGTGTTTCAGGAGCAGGGCGTCGAAGTGGATTTCATGATCGGCACCATGATCGAAATTCCGCGTGCGGCACTGACTGCCGGAGAAATCGCAAAGACCGCGGAATTCTTCAGCTTCGGAACGAACGACCTGACGCAGACGTGTCTGGGTATGAGCCGCGACGACTACAAGGGCTTCATCGGCTACTACACCGAGAACGACATCGTCCCTGCCGACCCGTTCCAGACTGTTGACCCCACGGGAGTCGGCCGGCTGATGCGCATCGCTGTCGAAGACGGCCGCAGTACTCGTGAAAACCTGAAGATCGGCATTTGCGGCGAACACGGCGGCGACCCGCGTTCGGTCTATTTCTGTCACGAAATCGGACTGGACTACGTCAGTTGCTCGCCACGCCGAATTCCGATTGCCCGGCTGGCAGCCGCTCAGGCCGCTGTGGCCGGATCGTAG
- the aroH gene encoding chorismate mutase gives MAVRGIRGATCVDADEPGLIREATRELIEAILHRNEITDFDDVISAVFTTTDDLHSLFPAEAARLIGMNTVPLLCAREIPVPGSMPLCIRVLLHVNSKRTPREIEHVYLRSAAKLRPDMNSAQ, from the coding sequence ATGGCCGTTCGTGGGATTCGCGGAGCTACCTGCGTGGACGCAGACGAACCGGGCCTGATTCGCGAAGCGACGCGCGAGCTGATCGAAGCGATTCTGCACCGCAACGAAATCACCGACTTCGACGATGTGATTTCCGCCGTGTTCACAACGACCGATGATCTGCATTCACTGTTTCCCGCCGAAGCAGCACGGCTCATCGGAATGAACACTGTCCCCCTGCTGTGTGCCCGTGAGATTCCGGTGCCGGGATCGATGCCACTGTGCATTCGCGTCTTGCTGCACGTCAACAGCAAACGGACTCCCCGTGAAATCGAACATGTTTACCTTCGGTCCGCCGCAAAACTGCGTCCTGACATGAACAGCGCTCAATAG
- a CDS encoding Rpn family recombination-promoting nuclease/putative transposase has protein sequence MALGIDPTVDFAFKLLLGSPEHPRVTIHFLNAVLDFSEPVTEVEFLNPILGRERSEDKLAILDVLARDATGRQFNIEMQTTLPTHLPRRLTYYNCLNYVRQISAGERYLRLRPALSICVLSRTLFGEFDEAHLSFRLRCDQQPLVFTNDLEFHTLELPKFRSEGRTIAQFSRLEKWLYLLKNARDADAEELVHVLDEPEYTEAVEILNMISKTPEDRQFYEARMKFLHDQEARLIAAREEGLQTGILQGREQGIEAGRQEGRQEGRNEGQRQGLIAGRIQMLQELLGDAVSSMDDLGNRSAADLSLLQDRLQERLRNRDS, from the coding sequence ATGGCACTGGGAATTGATCCCACAGTGGATTTTGCATTCAAGTTGCTGCTGGGAAGTCCGGAGCACCCTCGCGTTACGATTCACTTTCTGAACGCGGTATTGGATTTTTCGGAGCCGGTCACGGAAGTTGAGTTCCTGAATCCGATCCTGGGAAGGGAACGATCCGAAGACAAGCTTGCCATTCTGGACGTGCTGGCCCGGGATGCGACCGGGCGGCAATTCAACATCGAAATGCAGACGACGCTGCCGACCCACCTTCCCAGGCGCCTGACGTATTACAACTGTCTGAACTACGTCCGCCAGATTTCCGCCGGCGAACGGTATCTTCGATTGCGCCCGGCGCTCAGCATCTGCGTGCTGAGCAGGACGCTGTTCGGTGAGTTTGACGAAGCCCACCTGAGTTTCCGGCTGCGATGCGACCAGCAGCCGCTGGTGTTCACCAATGACCTGGAATTCCACACTCTGGAGCTTCCCAAATTCCGATCGGAGGGCCGGACGATTGCGCAGTTTTCCAGGCTGGAGAAGTGGCTATACTTGCTGAAGAACGCACGCGACGCCGACGCGGAGGAATTGGTTCACGTTCTTGATGAACCGGAATACACGGAAGCCGTGGAGATTCTGAACATGATTTCGAAGACACCCGAAGACCGGCAGTTTTACGAAGCCCGCATGAAGTTCCTCCATGATCAGGAAGCTCGCCTGATTGCCGCCAGGGAAGAGGGGCTTCAGACGGGAATTCTTCAGGGACGAGAGCAGGGCATCGAAGCCGGACGCCAGGAAGGACGCCAGGAAGGACGGAACGAGGGTCAGCGGCAAGGGCTGATCGCGGGACGAATCCAGATGTTGCAGGAGTTACTGGGCGATGCCGTTTCGTCGATGGACGATCTCGGCAACCGCTCCGCCGCTGACTTGTCGTTGCTGCAGGATCGGCTGCAGGAACGTCTGCGAAATCGCGACTCCTGA
- the thyX gene encoding FAD-dependent thymidylate synthase produces MSSAAEPTSNDEHQQLVNELRWKKFPVLDDGFVCLVDVMGDDSSVVQAARVSYGEGTKRVSDDRTLIRYLLRHRHTTPFEMAEIKILVRVPMDCWRQWIRHRTANVNEYSTRYSLAIDAAQTTPADQWRTQAESNRQGSGEPLAAELGEKLTQQEADLHQQMKKVYTERIETGVAREQARKDLPLSTYTEAYWKIDLHNLLHFLALRMDSHAQLEIRSYAATIGEQIVQPLFPVVWEAFQDYRMNAMFLTRLDCGVVQRLTANAASCGQSPPFSEEAFLAAQDPAWSSLTRSRERDECRGKLHRLGLLSSGDL; encoded by the coding sequence ATGTCCAGCGCCGCCGAACCGACATCCAACGATGAACACCAGCAGTTGGTCAATGAACTTCGCTGGAAAAAGTTCCCCGTGCTGGATGACGGATTCGTTTGTCTGGTCGATGTTATGGGCGACGACAGCAGTGTCGTCCAGGCGGCTCGCGTGAGTTACGGTGAAGGTACCAAACGCGTTTCCGACGACCGCACGCTGATTCGGTATCTGCTTCGGCATCGCCATACGACTCCGTTCGAAATGGCGGAAATCAAGATTCTGGTCCGCGTGCCCATGGATTGCTGGCGGCAGTGGATTCGGCATCGCACGGCCAATGTCAACGAATACAGCACCCGGTATTCTCTGGCGATCGACGCCGCTCAGACGACGCCTGCCGATCAGTGGCGGACCCAGGCGGAATCGAACCGGCAGGGCAGCGGTGAACCGCTCGCCGCCGAGCTGGGAGAAAAGCTGACTCAGCAGGAAGCGGATTTGCATCAGCAGATGAAGAAAGTCTATACCGAACGCATTGAAACCGGCGTCGCCCGGGAACAGGCTCGCAAGGACCTTCCGCTGTCAACTTATACCGAAGCTTATTGGAAGATCGATCTGCATAACCTGCTGCATTTCCTGGCGCTGCGAATGGACAGCCACGCTCAACTGGAGATTCGCAGTTATGCCGCCACGATTGGCGAGCAGATCGTGCAACCGCTGTTTCCAGTCGTGTGGGAAGCGTTTCAGGATTACCGCATGAACGCCATGTTTCTGACGCGACTTGATTGCGGCGTCGTTCAGCGGCTGACCGCCAATGCGGCATCGTGCGGCCAGTCACCTCCGTTCAGCGAAGAAGCGTTTCTGGCGGCTCAGGATCCCGCATGGTCCTCGCTGACACGCAGCCGTGAGCGCGACGAATGCCGCGGCAAGCTTCACCGACTGGGACTGTTGAGTTCCGGAGATCTGTAG